Proteins encoded in a region of the Desulfurococcaceae archaeon genome:
- a CDS encoding ATPase domain-containing protein: MSSHFEEKTFTTGIESLDRLIGAIRAPYTILVAGHPGAGKTTLASTICYHNALKGRKCLYVTFYEDKDKLYSYMKKLGMPLSEVESKGLMRFLKLPAIHDVDSVVDVLNKNVIEGFDLIVIDSITVLLEAVKDHTEKRAWLLNYFYQLPILVNGLLVLVSELPFGEERLGLGSIEFVVDAILILKHRVEDRLLLRLLEIRKARGAPIHVAEVPFTIAEGRGLLVYTQPVLEELPPEREAIELTCSALRSRVGHVHKDFFINIFYPPETVYGERALIMLLAQAIKYNLKILVVSYISSPELLRELLLWILEERGLSRDVVEKVIDRYLVFRGINPFAYNVHELVMKELALVEEVKPDIVVFHGVQVVEVPIYHFKELYKQVLYLKSRGIGIVRVGSCINDVVCDSVASIADLTLKVKREYREKHVDTRVIVLRRFHPPSIITGEEDLECFEENINTIVQEVSKQA, encoded by the coding sequence GTGAGTAGCCACTTTGAAGAAAAGACGTTTACTACCGGGATAGAGAGCTTAGATAGGCTTATCGGTGCTATACGCGCACCCTACACTATTCTCGTAGCCGGGCATCCAGGCGCGGGGAAGACCACTCTCGCGTCAACTATATGCTACCACAATGCCCTCAAGGGGAGGAAGTGTCTGTACGTAACGTTTTACGAGGACAAGGACAAGCTTTATAGTTACATGAAGAAGCTTGGAATGCCGCTTTCGGAGGTTGAATCCAAGGGGTTAATGAGGTTTCTCAAGCTCCCCGCCATCCACGACGTTGACAGCGTAGTAGATGTGCTAAACAAGAACGTCATAGAAGGCTTTGACTTAATAGTAATAGACTCGATAACCGTGCTCCTAGAAGCCGTGAAGGACCACACGGAAAAGAGGGCCTGGCTACTAAACTACTTTTACCAGCTACCTATACTAGTTAACGGGCTACTAGTACTCGTATCCGAACTACCATTCGGAGAGGAAAGGCTGGGGCTGGGCTCAATAGAGTTCGTCGTTGACGCGATACTAATACTAAAGCACAGAGTGGAAGACCGCTTGTTGTTGAGGTTGCTAGAAATAAGGAAAGCCCGCGGTGCGCCAATACACGTAGCTGAAGTACCATTTACAATAGCTGAAGGTAGGGGTCTACTAGTATACACGCAACCAGTGCTAGAGGAGCTACCCCCCGAAAGGGAAGCAATCGAGCTGACGTGTAGTGCGTTGAGGAGCCGAGTTGGACACGTCCACAAAGACTTCTTCATAAACATATTCTACCCGCCCGAGACCGTTTACGGTGAAAGGGCCTTGATAATGCTACTAGCTCAAGCAATTAAGTACAACCTAAAAATACTCGTTGTAAGCTACATTTCATCACCAGAACTATTGAGGGAGCTACTTCTATGGATTCTCGAAGAGCGCGGACTCAGCCGCGATGTCGTAGAGAAGGTTATCGATAGGTACCTAGTTTTCAGGGGAATAAACCCGTTTGCCTACAACGTGCACGAACTCGTAATGAAAGAACTAGCGCTGGTGGAGGAGGTTAAACCGGATATAGTGGTGTTTCACGGCGTGCAGGTAGTGGAAGTCCCCATCTACCACTTTAAGGAACTGTACAAGCAGGTACTTTACCTCAAGTCAAGAGGTATAGGCATTGTTAGGGTGGGTAGCTGTATAAACGACGTAGTCTGCGACAGCGTAGCATCTATAGCCGATTTAACGCTCAAAGTGAAACGAGAATACAGGGAAAAACACGTAGACACCAGAGTGATAGTGCTCAGGAGATTTCACCCACCATCAATAATAACTGGTGAGGAGGACTTAGAGTGCTTCGAGGAGAACATTAACACGATAGTACAAGAGGTCTCCAAGCAGGCTTAG